In Psychrobacter immobilis, a single genomic region encodes these proteins:
- a CDS encoding addiction module antidote protein, with protein sequence MTNIKTSRFDVAEYLTDETLINAYLNEVLTDGAPNEFIEALNDVAKAKGMNELAEKTGIRRESLYKTLRSEKPRFDTMLKIIDGMGLQVTLTPKAELEA encoded by the coding sequence ATGACTAATATTAAAACTAGCCGATTTGATGTAGCGGAATACCTGACAGATGAAACCCTTATCAATGCTTACTTGAACGAAGTATTGACCGATGGCGCACCTAATGAATTTATAGAAGCATTGAATGATGTTGCAAAAGCAAAGGGTATGAATGAGTTGGCAGAAAAGACAGGCATAAGACGTGAAAGTCTTTATAAGACATTGCGATCAGAGAAGCCACGTTTTGACACCATGTTAAAGATTATTGACGGTATGGGCTTGCAAGTTACCCTAACCCCTAAGGCAGAACTAGAAGCTTAA
- a CDS encoding SH3 domain-containing protein: MKAFTSVLLVTTLALVSCDSTGNTNKPETKDADGSITTPKQSVSDIPLHFKDAHEFRLFLDTNQYGDEEKIDMINNFFDSISDYSTSELTHSFASIGANIEWDVDLISQFKHNMQKTIINNPNLLIIISDNLNNDELKRFAKFYFGNVIWNDEFPSELYYLKTNNSQSFEVFIETFYGLYQAMSPRILNTSYIVADKDGNTNIRELPSSNSKRVGKFNNGSKATALWIEGDWLFVHNKSNVGYVHVSNLNAVDSAIDKLQSSDNPTNVILEKEADLDMDGDSDVISVAKPKEQDDRNFDLEISVYRTVNGKSHLWQQNTLMFKDPINGCMMDGLEDISTSSGKFTIEYMSCYDNKYGKRFVSFSYDIQSDDFKVIKNIISFFNSESNEMNQTFNCKDNGYLFSSYNDDCEWL, from the coding sequence ATGAAAGCATTTACATCTGTATTATTAGTAACTACCCTCGCCTTAGTATCCTGTGACAGTACGGGTAATACAAATAAACCTGAGACTAAGGATGCAGACGGTAGCATTACTACACCAAAACAGTCAGTATCTGATATCCCATTACATTTTAAAGACGCTCATGAATTTAGGCTATTTCTTGATACCAATCAGTATGGTGATGAAGAAAAAATAGACATGATTAATAATTTTTTCGATAGTATTTCTGATTACTCTACTAGTGAGTTAACTCACTCGTTTGCAAGCATAGGCGCTAATATTGAATGGGACGTTGATTTAATTTCTCAGTTCAAACACAACATGCAAAAAACAATCATTAATAATCCTAACTTATTGATAATTATTAGTGACAATCTGAATAATGATGAACTTAAACGCTTTGCAAAATTTTACTTTGGTAACGTTATTTGGAACGATGAATTTCCCAGCGAGCTATATTACCTCAAGACAAATAACTCACAGTCTTTTGAAGTATTTATTGAAACTTTTTATGGGCTCTATCAAGCAATGTCGCCTCGCATACTTAATACAAGCTATATCGTAGCAGATAAAGATGGCAATACTAATATTAGAGAATTACCTAGCTCTAATTCTAAACGTGTAGGTAAGTTTAATAATGGTAGTAAAGCTACTGCTTTATGGATAGAAGGCGATTGGCTTTTTGTTCATAACAAGTCCAATGTTGGTTACGTTCATGTAAGTAATTTAAATGCAGTTGATTCAGCCATAGACAAGTTACAATCTAGTGATAACCCTACTAATGTCATTTTAGAAAAAGAAGCTGACTTAGATATGGACGGTGATAGCGATGTCATAAGCGTTGCAAAGCCTAAAGAACAAGACGATAGAAACTTTGATCTTGAAATTTCCGTATATCGAACGGTCAACGGGAAAAGTCATTTGTGGCAACAAAACACGTTAATGTTCAAGGATCCAATCAATGGCTGCATGATGGACGGTTTGGAAGATATCAGTACAAGCTCAGGTAAGTTTACTATTGAATATATGTCTTGCTACGATAACAAGTATGGTAAAAGGTTTGTGAGCTTTTCCTATGACATTCAGTCAGATGATTTTAAGGTGATTAAAAATATAATAAGCTTTTTTAACTCTGAATCGAATGAGATGAACCAAACGTTTAATTGCAAAGATAATGGATATTTGTTTTCATCTTACAATGATGATTGTGAGTGGTTGTAG
- a CDS encoding GerMN domain-containing protein — MKKNIYRILLTILSITLAGCSNAENKNQSVLPQTNKEDIFLDKPKMQSSKTSEPQLKCAQFNLDNTVCTYWKNSEKFKEEIKIQEYEIYPSLIEVHELSPTEYNFFTTTNMYYKNKSYEANIFPNSRVQLSNGNEVINLICNKDSCSKPFLWGFATESTIRDNPKLADAMMTKISFIYTKNYKSYLNKISKQSIKDKLAVKVYFENPNLDDSDYVIRFVNKESPLKNAIQEYLNGLTPEEKKLGFESSNFGNENFTVKIENHIAKIHFTANDLTKDLRSPQQVIDFTMAITLTAEQFDAVNDAQICVNNTYNYEITFFANEESVDCPF; from the coding sequence ATGAAAAAAAATATTTATAGGATTTTACTGACAATATTATCTATTACATTAGCAGGTTGCAGTAATGCGGAGAATAAAAATCAATCAGTGCTACCTCAGACTAATAAAGAAGATATTTTTTTAGATAAACCAAAAATGCAATCATCAAAAACATCCGAACCTCAATTAAAATGCGCACAGTTTAATCTAGATAATACTGTATGTACCTACTGGAAAAACTCTGAGAAATTTAAGGAAGAGATAAAAATCCAAGAATATGAAATTTACCCTTCGCTTATAGAAGTCCATGAATTATCTCCGACTGAATATAATTTTTTTACAACTACAAATATGTATTATAAAAACAAGAGTTATGAGGCTAATATTTTTCCAAATTCTAGAGTCCAACTATCAAATGGAAATGAAGTTATCAACTTAATCTGTAATAAAGATAGTTGTTCTAAGCCATTTTTATGGGGTTTTGCTACAGAGTCAACTATAAGAGATAATCCTAAATTAGCTGATGCGATGATGACTAAGATATCATTTATATATACCAAAAACTATAAAAGCTATCTTAATAAAATTAGCAAGCAGTCAATTAAAGACAAATTAGCTGTGAAAGTTTATTTTGAAAACCCAAATCTAGATGACTCAGACTATGTCATTAGATTTGTGAATAAAGAATCGCCACTTAAGAATGCGATTCAAGAATACTTAAACGGTCTAACACCAGAGGAGAAAAAGCTAGGGTTTGAGTCTAGTAATTTCGGCAATGAAAATTTTACAGTGAAAATTGAGAACCACATCGCTAAGATTCATTTTACTGCTAATGACTTAACTAAAGATTTGAGATCGCCACAGCAAGTGATCGATTTTACAATGGCTATCACTTTAACAGCCGAGCAATTTGATGCTGTTAATGATGCACAGATTTGCGTCAATAATACTTATAATTACGAAATAACTTTTTTTGCTAATGAAGAATCAGTTGATTGTCCCTTTTAA
- a CDS encoding type II toxin-antitoxin system RelE/ParE family toxin encodes MINIDQTEQFERWLHKLKDPLGKVGILTRIKRAQGGNFGDHKPLANTNGIYEMRIFKGNGYRVYYAQQGDTLYLLLIGGSKDSQTNDISKACTLWQQVKDQEKEHPND; translated from the coding sequence ATGATTAATATTGACCAAACAGAACAGTTTGAACGTTGGTTGCATAAGCTAAAAGACCCGTTAGGCAAAGTAGGCATATTGACACGTATTAAGCGAGCGCAAGGCGGTAACTTTGGTGACCATAAGCCATTAGCCAATACGAACGGTATCTATGAGATGCGAATATTCAAAGGCAATGGTTACCGTGTCTATTATGCCCAGCAAGGCGATACCCTCTATCTATTGTTGATAGGTGGCAGTAAAGACAGCCAAACAAACGATATTTCTAAGGCTTGCACCTTATGGCAGCAAGTTAAGGATCAAGAAAAGGAACACCCCAATGACTAA
- a CDS encoding DUF5675 family protein codes for MSNTKIIKFRIKFVDLYKMPLEGLYHIVTINGRTACSGTSIAGGYTVWITRPAGTLVNISIKDPRNGSMVSIIKDLIVPIREMTFEAQAPFAKHKFKLKMFEGSAGDYLRKTHEVEAEETLSSIAKIYGVKWQQIAQLNNLKEPYKIRPKDFLKLPPTKARQKTSTDSSPQNSSKDGDLSLKNEHTVGKNETLSGISARSGVSVADLKRLNGITDPKKLKSGQTIKLRDISSARPSTAEPTAKPSTPPNSSSNSNSNSPNNEEKGLIDRGQEALKEAADSLKEGFEDFNDAVSGTKEGESADSPRSFPSKPTQRKNNEESDNSDSANSSQSKQPSNPIKTQASEDRGQTGTPKFDVTTDGCPRCQTLTLDELHFIFSQDPDTAKKLKICIDAFNSVNSNFLMDNCLNKAFFFAHIMEEVGNKFNIKNGESLNYSWENLYRTATITSNGKKLLKSPFKAFRGNESLSKIYGRYNGKPANQEMIANIAYANRLGNGNVESGDGWKYRGRGIIQITGRDKYDPINVAIRERVPDFNREITAININDIEEGTVASMAYWYNNKIYKIANKGPTVSNFEETVDIVNENTPSRKDRIDHFKKCLKVFRVNECQKIQPPTSSLEGSTVEIIINRTSQNSQSTVGTLSIPNYNFDGFVLERPGPDTTTRNMRKRVPTGVYKVKWHETKLNRSLGKAFVLFNDDVPADRYILIHIGNYPKDTDGCILLGSSKGKDFVGNSTNTVFAFYKLFENSNLTKIRVKITESY; via the coding sequence GTGAGTAATACTAAAATTATAAAATTCAGAATAAAGTTTGTAGATTTGTATAAAATGCCACTGGAAGGCTTGTACCATATAGTAACGATAAATGGACGAACCGCTTGTTCAGGAACGTCTATAGCTGGAGGATATACGGTATGGATAACCAGACCAGCAGGTACACTCGTTAATATATCTATAAAAGATCCTCGTAATGGTTCAATGGTAAGTATCATAAAAGACCTTATCGTACCTATTAGGGAAATGACATTCGAAGCGCAAGCTCCTTTTGCAAAGCACAAATTTAAACTTAAAATGTTCGAAGGGTCTGCAGGAGACTATTTAAGAAAAACTCACGAAGTTGAAGCTGAAGAAACTTTATCCTCTATTGCCAAAATATATGGAGTAAAGTGGCAGCAAATAGCCCAACTTAATAATTTAAAAGAGCCTTACAAAATACGACCAAAGGACTTTTTAAAATTACCACCCACAAAAGCAAGGCAAAAAACCTCCACAGATTCAAGTCCCCAAAATAGTTCTAAAGATGGTGACTTATCACTAAAAAATGAACATACCGTAGGAAAAAATGAAACCCTTTCAGGTATATCAGCAAGAAGTGGAGTATCGGTTGCAGATTTAAAACGACTCAATGGCATAACAGACCCTAAGAAACTAAAATCTGGGCAGACGATTAAGCTGCGTGATATTAGTTCAGCCCGCCCTTCTACTGCTGAACCGACAGCGAAGCCCTCGACTCCTCCAAATTCATCTAGTAACTCTAATTCTAATAGCCCTAATAATGAAGAAAAAGGACTGATCGATAGAGGGCAAGAAGCCCTTAAAGAAGCAGCTGACAGTCTTAAAGAAGGGTTTGAAGATTTCAATGATGCCGTTAGTGGTACTAAAGAGGGAGAATCAGCAGATAGTCCTCGTTCTTTTCCAAGTAAGCCAACCCAAAGAAAGAACAATGAAGAATCAGATAACTCTGACTCTGCTAATTCATCACAATCTAAGCAACCATCAAATCCTATTAAAACACAAGCAAGTGAAGATAGAGGTCAGACTGGAACGCCGAAGTTTGATGTGACCACGGATGGTTGCCCAAGATGTCAAACACTGACTCTTGATGAGCTGCATTTTATATTTTCACAGGACCCTGATACAGCGAAAAAATTAAAGATATGTATTGATGCCTTTAATAGTGTAAATTCAAATTTTCTGATGGATAACTGTTTAAATAAAGCTTTTTTCTTTGCTCACATAATGGAAGAAGTCGGAAATAAATTTAATATAAAAAATGGAGAAAGTTTAAATTATAGTTGGGAAAATCTGTATAGAACTGCAACTATTACGAGTAATGGCAAAAAACTTTTGAAAAGCCCATTTAAAGCTTTTAGGGGTAATGAATCTTTATCTAAAATTTATGGAAGATATAATGGAAAACCTGCAAACCAAGAGATGATAGCAAATATCGCGTATGCAAACCGCTTAGGTAATGGGAATGTAGAGTCTGGTGATGGATGGAAGTATAGAGGTAGAGGAATTATACAGATTACTGGAAGAGACAAATATGATCCAATAAATGTAGCTATTAGAGAAAGAGTTCCAGACTTTAATAGAGAAATTACTGCTATCAATATAAATGATATTGAAGAGGGAACAGTGGCTTCTATGGCTTACTGGTATAACAATAAAATTTATAAGATTGCTAATAAAGGCCCGACAGTATCAAATTTTGAAGAGACGGTTGATATTGTTAATGAAAATACTCCATCTCGAAAAGATAGAATAGATCACTTTAAAAAATGCTTAAAGGTGTTCCGAGTTAATGAATGTCAAAAAATACAACCTCCTACTTCATCATTAGAGGGCTCTACGGTTGAGATAATTATTAATAGAACTAGTCAAAACTCCCAATCAACAGTAGGCACCCTTTCCATTCCAAATTATAACTTCGACGGCTTTGTACTAGAAAGACCAGGTCCTGATACTACTACTAGGAATATGCGCAAAAGAGTTCCTACAGGAGTTTATAAAGTGAAATGGCATGAAACAAAGCTAAATCGTTCTTTGGGGAAAGCTTTTGTTCTTTTCAATGATGATGTTCCTGCTGACAGGTATATATTAATACATATTGGAAATTACCCAAAGGATACCGACGGCTGTATTTTACTAGGAAGCTCAAAGGGTAAAGACTTTGTGGGTAATAGCACCAATACTGTATTTGCTTTTTATAAACTATTCGAGAATTCTAACCTTACTAAAATCCGAGTTAAGATAACTGAGAGCTATTAA
- a CDS encoding DUF3987 domain-containing protein — MTTTQTATHEKARAFSTGFLELLNSFDAATRQGLADDNTLLILYDLCEQLGIQRKLLSIDSDITIMTGSDKSDIAPTAGTIGLVKSNNQDEPVTLASITPNGSQKPLIIDRMQPSALIIGSLDSGNELIAIDDTLENAVMLAQCLINDNVTVLVSLDSLLFNGMVKHFAEAYPVTIFTTIDKKDKVCKPLAGANVKAVITVFDVLLQLDNHSTYADILADDDTSIIDLQAEIWGEPEPLANNPNQPTPYPIDAFTGLLKHVVKAVAHYTQAPTAIAGQCVLGALAHMGQRFIDAPMGNGHMPASLILITEGESGSGKSQAMGLTHFKIREYEKQLYADYLIELSSWENDRVSLKGKELADFLEASPKPQNPKTMFKEATIEPILDKFIDGSIGNASWTTDEAAQFFNGHTMKGDTAGNALSSLTTLYSDGEVSRLRSQKSAYATPHTDAYNVRMTLLLQGQRVILEPALADPVMNGQGFLARALIACPEDLRGQRVWNDEQRNNDSPYDNPHLIDYWVRCHALLDPLPANLPNDSTGAPQRIKMQWADQQTKQVFSDFRQAIEDRQAHGQPLEYLKAYASRMAENASRIASLMAFFDGRKAITTDDIKRAFMLVEYSTAERLRYLDATPTGEQNDSEKLSSWLVDKVRGKNPPMLNRTDAYNGAPKPMRKNNKVLQNELDNLESMGHIRQMEDGKKKVIYINPKLFI; from the coding sequence ATGACCACCACACAAACAGCCACCCATGAAAAAGCCCGTGCATTTAGCACAGGCTTTTTAGAGTTATTGAATAGTTTTGATGCAGCCACACGGCAAGGGCTAGCAGATGACAATACCCTACTAATTTTATATGACCTATGTGAGCAGTTAGGCATACAGCGCAAGCTATTGAGCATTGATAGTGATATTACCATAATGACAGGCAGTGATAAAAGCGATATAGCGCCCACCGCTGGCACGATAGGGCTAGTAAAGAGCAATAACCAAGATGAACCCGTAACCCTTGCCAGCATAACCCCTAATGGCAGTCAAAAGCCGTTAATCATTGATCGTATGCAGCCGTCTGCCTTAATCATAGGCAGCCTAGACAGTGGTAATGAGCTAATAGCGATTGATGACACGCTTGAAAACGCTGTAATGCTTGCTCAATGCTTAATAAATGACAATGTTACGGTACTGGTAAGCCTTGATAGTCTGCTATTCAATGGCATGGTAAAGCACTTTGCCGAAGCCTACCCCGTAACTATCTTTACCACCATAGACAAAAAAGACAAAGTTTGTAAGCCGCTGGCAGGTGCAAACGTCAAGGCGGTTATTACTGTTTTTGATGTACTGCTACAGTTAGACAACCATTCTACCTATGCCGATATTCTAGCCGATGACGATACAAGCATCATTGACCTACAAGCTGAAATATGGGGAGAACCTGAACCATTAGCCAACAACCCAAATCAGCCCACGCCATACCCTATAGATGCGTTTACAGGCTTGTTAAAACATGTTGTTAAGGCAGTGGCACACTACACGCAAGCACCGACTGCAATCGCAGGTCAATGTGTTTTAGGGGCACTGGCACACATGGGGCAACGCTTCATAGATGCGCCGATGGGAAACGGGCACATGCCAGCGAGCCTAATATTAATCACAGAGGGGGAAAGCGGTAGCGGCAAGTCACAAGCAATGGGCTTAACTCACTTCAAAATACGTGAGTATGAAAAGCAGCTATATGCTGATTATCTTATTGAGCTGTCATCATGGGAGAATGACAGGGTAAGCCTAAAGGGTAAGGAGTTAGCCGACTTCTTAGAAGCCAGTCCAAAGCCCCAAAATCCTAAGACCATGTTTAAAGAAGCGACCATTGAGCCGATACTCGATAAGTTTATTGATGGCAGCATTGGTAACGCATCATGGACAACAGACGAAGCCGCCCAATTCTTTAACGGGCATACCATGAAAGGTGATACCGCTGGCAATGCCCTATCATCATTAACAACGCTATACAGTGATGGTGAAGTGTCCCGTTTACGCTCGCAAAAGTCTGCCTATGCCACACCCCATACGGACGCTTACAACGTGCGTATGACGCTATTACTACAAGGGCAGCGCGTTATCTTAGAGCCAGCACTAGCCGACCCCGTGATGAATGGGCAAGGGTTTTTAGCAAGGGCATTGATTGCTTGCCCAGAGGACTTGCGCGGTCAAAGAGTATGGAACGATGAACAGCGCAATAATGATAGCCCGTATGATAATCCGCATTTAATAGACTACTGGGTACGCTGTCACGCCTTACTTGACCCATTACCAGCCAATCTACCCAATGACAGCACAGGCGCACCCCAGCGCATTAAGATGCAATGGGCAGACCAACAGACGAAGCAAGTCTTTAGTGATTTTAGACAAGCAATAGAGGACAGACAAGCACACGGGCAGCCATTAGAGTATCTAAAAGCGTATGCCTCACGAATGGCAGAAAACGCCAGCCGCATAGCTTCATTAATGGCATTCTTTGATGGGCGCAAGGCAATCACTACTGATGATATTAAACGGGCTTTTATGTTGGTAGAGTATTCCACAGCCGAACGCTTGCGCTACCTTGATGCAACCCCCACAGGTGAGCAGAACGACAGTGAGAAGTTAAGCAGCTGGCTAGTGGATAAAGTAAGGGGTAAAAATCCGCCAATGCTAAACCGTACCGATGCTTACAATGGCGCACCTAAGCCAATGCGGAAAAATAACAAAGTGCTGCAAAATGAATTAGATAATTTAGAAAGTATGGGGCACATAAGACAGATGGAGGACGGTAAAAAGAAAGTGATTTATATTAACCCTAAGTTATTTATATAA
- a CDS encoding GW dipeptide domain-containing protein, whose amino-acid sequence MKNTLKTLLLLIAPISIVACNAQSTSSEHQPSNEGTITTAKVANVNSDINAKRNIVLYMEAHDLSGLEQSSKSDAHYYRVLIKKLSNNRYLVQDFFILGDKFTDPYILTEGKLDYTDNEDVAHPNNYYPREGIRTVLFESGSKKIQSYYKNNLPTGTWIEYFENGQKKSEDTYKDGVLHGISKKWNEQGDLTGECTYDHGVKNGRCYSKFTLYPNIYHSDSKYKNGKRFGISKSWNIDGTIEEFIFNGPLSLQEIEKDLTKNQFKIFTLDVTADGIDDLVISRINDNANLYQGDELYVLIGDKGGKYKLSLSTSNYASDGGYFLYDILPRPNYNGFILGTYFSSKGQPNINYYFTFKNKDWYVSTTTMGGSMPSGEYYYCIDNNQKHIKEYTNSMPPADDTKPCTPPPTKYVVTSDKAEILSDTFESRSPPNYYIQKDTIEAIDQNEDWVQVSYKNGTKFGWIDKRDLTPIPN is encoded by the coding sequence ATGAAAAATACGCTGAAAACACTTCTTTTGCTAATAGCCCCAATCTCTATCGTTGCTTGTAATGCACAATCAACTTCTTCAGAACATCAACCAAGCAATGAAGGAACGATAACCACGGCTAAAGTGGCTAACGTTAACAGCGACATTAACGCTAAGAGAAATATCGTTCTGTATATGGAAGCTCATGATTTATCCGGTCTTGAACAATCCTCTAAGTCAGACGCGCATTATTATCGAGTTCTCATTAAGAAATTATCTAATAATCGTTATTTAGTGCAGGATTTCTTTATCTTGGGAGATAAGTTTACAGATCCGTATATATTGACAGAGGGAAAGCTTGATTATACCGATAACGAGGACGTAGCCCATCCCAATAATTATTATCCAAGGGAAGGAATAAGAACCGTATTGTTTGAGTCTGGTAGTAAAAAAATACAATCCTATTATAAAAATAATTTGCCAACAGGGACTTGGATTGAGTATTTTGAAAATGGACAAAAAAAGAGTGAAGATACTTACAAAGATGGGGTTTTGCATGGTATATCTAAGAAATGGAATGAGCAAGGTGACCTAACAGGTGAATGCACTTATGACCATGGTGTCAAAAATGGTCGCTGTTATTCAAAATTCACGTTATATCCTAATATCTATCACTCTGACAGTAAATATAAGAATGGTAAAAGATTTGGTATTTCTAAATCATGGAATATAGATGGTACCATTGAAGAATTCATATTTAATGGGCCACTATCTCTGCAGGAAATCGAAAAGGATTTGACAAAAAATCAGTTTAAAATATTTACTCTTGATGTTACTGCAGATGGCATAGATGATTTAGTGATTAGTCGTATCAATGATAATGCTAATCTATATCAAGGTGACGAACTTTATGTTCTTATTGGAGACAAAGGTGGTAAATACAAATTGAGCTTGAGTACGTCAAATTATGCCAGCGATGGAGGTTACTTTTTATACGATATATTACCTCGACCGAACTATAATGGTTTTATTCTTGGCACATATTTTTCAAGTAAAGGTCAACCAAACATTAATTACTATTTTACCTTTAAAAATAAAGATTGGTATGTTTCAACCACTACGATGGGAGGGTCTATGCCTAGTGGAGAATATTATTATTGTATTGATAATAATCAAAAACACATAAAAGAATATACTAATAGTATGCCGCCTGCTGATGATACTAAGCCCTGTACCCCACCACCCACCAAGTACGTCGTCACGTCAGATAAGGCAGAAATATTGTCTGACACCTTTGAATCTAGATCACCACCAAATTACTATATCCAAAAAGATACTATTGAAGCTATTGATCAAAATGAAGACTGGGTACAAGTATCTTATAAAAATGGTACTAAATTTGGTTGGATCGATAAGCGTGATTTGACGCCTATACCAAACTAA